A window of Bacillus sp. DX3.1 genomic DNA:
GGTTTCAGGCAAGACATACTCCAGAATTAGCTGATTTATTATTAGAAACAAAAGGAGCTATCCGATTGAAACTAACGGAAAGTGAACAAGCCATTATTGAGGATTGTCTGTATGGAGAGACTGCTGAAACAAATGCTTATTTTTATAAATTAAATACTCCAGAATTACTACATGCTTTTGTTTTACATTTTAATTGGGATGATGATTTACAGCCGATGGAAATGGTATTACAACACGCTAATTGTCAGGAGATTACTGCTATTGAAATGTTTGAATTAGTAGATGGAGATTATTGGATGGGACAAAAAAATAGTAATGATGAGGAACGGCAGTATATAGCTTTTGTACAGCGTATTTTAAGTAGGTTTCCTAATATATTATAAGTTTTGAGAAGTGTTTATCCCGCATTAACGGGCAGTAATACCCTTCAGCGGAAGCAAAGAAGTTAGGTGGGGGATAAACTGCCCGTAAAAGCCCGATTGGTGAGGGCTAATAATCAGTGGGGGATGAAGAAAACCCCCACTGATTAAAGTTTCACTTTAGACGTAGTATAAAAAGTAATATGCAATAAAAGTTAGGGGAATGGTTTTGAAATTTAAAAAATTAAAGTTACAGCCAAGAATTGCGTTGTTTATCGGTATACTTATTCTCTTTGTTATCGTTCTAACAAGTTTTCTTTTTTACTATATATTATCTAAAACAGTGGAAGAGCAAACTGGTAAAAGGGCGTTACATGTTGCCAAAGCGGTCGCTACCATACCTGAAATTCATGAGGCGTTTCAGACAGAAAATCCATCTGTTATTATTCAGCCAATTGTTGAAAAAATACGAGTGGAAACAGATGCGGAATTTATCGTTGTAGGGAATACAGAGGGAATCCGTTATGCCCATCCTGTACGGGACAGAATTGGAGAAGAAATGGTTGGAGGCGATAACAAAGGGGTTTTAGAGGATGGAAAGTCGTATATTTCAAAGGCGACCGGGACGTTAGGTCCTTCTTTACGAGGGAAGGTGCCCATTCGTGATCAAGAAAATCATATTATCGGGGTCGTATCTGTCGGGTTTTCAATGGAGGATATTCATGACGTAGCGGAAGCATATGGAAATCGAGTGTTGTGGATTGCTGTAGTTGGATTAGTAATCGGAATACTTGGTTCTATGTATTTGGCACGGAGTATAAAAAAATTAATGTTTGGGCTGGAACCAGAGGAGATTTCATCCCTGTACGAGGAACGCAGTGCTGTCATTCAATCTGTCCGTGAAGGAATTATGGTAATAGATAAAGAGGGTTGCATTAGTTTAGTCAATCAAGCAGCTTATGAGATTCTTTCGTTAGAAAAAAAACAAAATATAATTGGGGATTCTGTTTTAAAAATTATCCCGAATACCTCTATATTAGAAGTGCTCCGAACGGGAGAAGAGCAATTAGACCGGCAATTGGATATAAAAGGGCAAGCTGTCATTGCAAATCGATTGCCTATTATAGTGGGGAATGTAGTAATTGGAGTTGTGTCTAGCTTTCGATTAAAGTCAGAAATGGATCAATTGACAGAAGAATTATCTCAAGCAAAACGATATACAGAGGCACTTCGAGCACAGGCACATGAGTATAACAATCTTTTGTATACGCTATCAGGGCTTATTCAATTAGAATCTTATGATGAAGCTATGGAGCTCATTCATAAAGAAACAGCAGTGTATCAAGAATTTGTTCAGTTTATTATGGAGCGTATACAAAACCCATGGTTAGGTGGAATCTTAATTGGATTTTATAACCGAGCGAGAGAGCTAAAAATTGATTTTATTTTAGATCGCGAGAGTAGTTTACAAAAGCTAGGTTCTCATATTGATAGTAATCACGTTGTTTCTATTTTAGGAAACCTAATTACGAATGCTTTTGAAGCGACGGAAAATAATCATGAAAATGAGAAAAGAGTAAGACTATTTGTAACAGATATAGGTGACGAGATTGTGATTGAAATTGAGGATTCAGGTTTAGGCGTTGATGATGCATTGATTGCATACATATTTAATCGGGGTTTTTCTACAAAAGAAGGAGAGAAACGAGGCTATGGATTAGCCAAAGTAAATGAGTTAGTTGAGGAGTTACATGGAAGTATTGCAATTGAAAAAGGGGACTTAGGCGGTGCATTATTTATCGTCGCATTGCCGAAAGAAAGTGGGGAATTGTAATGTCTGAGGGGATTGAAGTGTTAATTGTAGAAGATGATGTTCGCATCGCAGAAATTCATCGTCGTTTCACTGAAAAAGTAGGGGGCTTTAAAGTGATTGGCACTGCGACAACAGGAGAACAAGCAAAAGAATGGTTAGAGCTTGTATCGCCGCAGCTTGTTTTATTAG
This region includes:
- a CDS encoding DUF4274 domain-containing protein, with the translated sequence MNLLFEAIKNKNLEQLIKAIPMVDIDEQDQFGRTLLHYAIIKRAPIEIFERLIAFGANPNITDRLHESVLTKAIKFNNKQAVQCLMENGVELNHPNGIKCTPWFQARHTPELADLLLETKGAIRLKLTESEQAIIEDCLYGETAETNAYFYKLNTPELLHAFVLHFNWDDDLQPMEMVLQHANCQEITAIEMFELVDGDYWMGQKNSNDEERQYIAFVQRILSRFPNIL
- a CDS encoding sensor histidine kinase, coding for MVLKFKKLKLQPRIALFIGILILFVIVLTSFLFYYILSKTVEEQTGKRALHVAKAVATIPEIHEAFQTENPSVIIQPIVEKIRVETDAEFIVVGNTEGIRYAHPVRDRIGEEMVGGDNKGVLEDGKSYISKATGTLGPSLRGKVPIRDQENHIIGVVSVGFSMEDIHDVAEAYGNRVLWIAVVGLVIGILGSMYLARSIKKLMFGLEPEEISSLYEERSAVIQSVREGIMVIDKEGCISLVNQAAYEILSLEKKQNIIGDSVLKIIPNTSILEVLRTGEEQLDRQLDIKGQAVIANRLPIIVGNVVIGVVSSFRLKSEMDQLTEELSQAKRYTEALRAQAHEYNNLLYTLSGLIQLESYDEAMELIHKETAVYQEFVQFIMERIQNPWLGGILIGFYNRARELKIDFILDRESSLQKLGSHIDSNHVVSILGNLITNAFEATENNHENEKRVRLFVTDIGDEIVIEIEDSGLGVDDALIAYIFNRGFSTKEGEKRGYGLAKVNELVEELHGSIAIEKGDLGGALFIVALPKESGEL